Genomic DNA from Verrucomicrobiota bacterium:
CACCTAATTTATAACGAATGGTCCCTGATTCCAAGACACGAACCAAGGTCGATAGACTTGCCCAAACCGAACTCGCCAGACTCAACAAGACGAGCGGCCAGCAAAGTGCCTTGATTCTAATCCCGACCAGCGCCACCACTATGGCGGTTAGAAAAGGAAACAGGAGAATTAAAACAGGTGCTTGCTCAGTCATTTTGCGGACTTGATCTGTTCAAGGATTTCGCTCTCTTCAAGTGAGCCGAATTCTCCATATAGTTTCTGAGTGATGGCTAGTCCCACACCAAGAGTAGCTACTCCGACCACAATGGCGGTAAGCATGAGTACATGAACCAGGGGATTAATAAATTGGTCGGGGTCGATTTCCAGACTGCCATGGTCGTCGTGACTGACGGCATGGTCACTGTGATCTGCTGCTGCGTGAATTTCTTCGGTAACTTCGCGAACTGCGTGTTCAGCGTCGTGGTGAGTATCCGTACCCTCCCCGGAGACCTCTTCATGGTGAGCTCCATGGACTTGATCGTGATACAAAATGGGGATGGTTGCGTGCTCCTTGTAGCCAATCGAGACGTAAAACAAAATGATCGCTGTTTGAAAAATCGACATCCCGATCAGTTTTTTGATCAAGTTGTTTTTTGAGACCATGGCATACAAACCGATCATCATAATAATGACGTATATCCAATAATTGAAACTGTCCGCAATTGCTTCTAGAAATTCCATGGATTAGATGCCCTCCTTCATTGTACCATTTGAGGACAAACTTGAGTAGATCGAAAACATGATCGCGGTTACCGTGAATGCCACGCCGATTTCTACACCGAGCATGCTATGGGAACGAGCATCTTCAACGCTGCCGGGGATTATTTTTGATAGAATCCCGTAATCGAGAAAGTTGGCTCCGAAGAGCAAAGCTACGACTCCGAATCCTGCGTATATAAAAATACCGATACCGGCCAGGTTGAGTATCCGATTCTCTGGCACCCATTCCTGAGCTGCT
This window encodes:
- a CDS encoding cation:proton antiporter subunit C gives rise to the protein MEFLEAIADSFNYWIYVIIMMIGLYAMVSKNNLIKKLIGMSIFQTAIILFYVSIGYKEHATIPILYHDQVHGAHHEEVSGEGTDTHHDAEHAVREVTEEIHAAADHSDHAVSHDDHGSLEIDPDQFINPLVHVLMLTAIVVGVATLGVGLAITQKLYGEFGSLEESEILEQIKSAK